A genomic stretch from Mus pahari chromosome 6, PAHARI_EIJ_v1.1, whole genome shotgun sequence includes:
- the Pramef12 gene encoding PRAME family member 12 — protein sequence MSLQATPTLLQLAMQSLLRDEALAISALQDLPRELLPPLFKDAFTHKRFNILRKIVQVWPFPCLPLGGLMKMKAPYLDILQTILDGIDALLDQNIHPRNYKLQVLDLRALHKDFWSVWAGDTTASCAPGVKCRRKMQKRGPKIEGKQNSLKVFIDLYLKPRALDTCLSYVFLWARERKAVLQLGCKKLKINTVAIQNIMKILETLDLDCMEEVEVCCTWKLSTLAIFAPYLGRMKNLLSIILSHIHVPASLTPEEKQQLVSQFTSQFSNLQYLQDLSLDSIGFLRGQMDQLFRCLEAPLEILSITDSKMSESDLQSLSQCPGIRQLKHLNLSGVILTDLSPEPLRALLERVAATLKTLDLENCMIKDSQLDVLLPALSQCVQLIMFNYLRNPISVAILERLLHHTSRLNYLSLEMYSTPWEIYGAQGASHHKRLEQLREELSKTMQHIEHNRTVWFSIVPCLPLGNQAI from the exons ATGAGCTTGCAGGCCACACCCACGCTCCTGCAGCTAGCAATGCAAAGTCTACTGAGGGATGAGGCCTTGGCCATCTCTGCTCTGCAGGACCTGCCCAGGGAGCTCCTCCCACCACTCTTCAAAGATGCCTTCACCCACAAACGATTTAACATCCTGAGGAAGATTGTGCAGGTCTGGCCTTTTCCCTGTCTCCCACTGGGTGGTCTGATGAAGATGAAGGCACCGTACCTGGATATCTTACAAACCATACTGGATGGGATTGATGCACTGCTTGACCAGAATATTCACCCCAG GAATTACAAGCTGCAAGTTCTGGATTTGCGGGCTTTGCACAAGGACTTCTGGAGTGTATGGGCTGGAGATACGACAGCATCTTGCGCTCCAGGGGTCAAGTGTAGGAGAAAAATGCAAAAGCGAGGTCCAAAAATTGAAGGCAAGCAAAACTCATTGAAAGTGTTTATAGACCTGTACCTCAAACCAAGAGCCTTGGATACATGCCTGTCCTATGTCTTCCTGTGGGcgagagagagaaaagctgtgCTGCAGCTTGGCTGTAAGAAGCTGAAGATCAACACGGTAGCTATCCAGAACATCATGAAGATACTGGAGACGCTGGACCTGGACTGTATGGAGGAAGTGGAAGTGTGTTGCACCTGGAAGCTGTCTACTCTGGCCATCTTTGCTCCTTATCTGGGCCGAATGAAAAATCTTCTCTCGATCATTCTCTCTCACATTCACGTGCCTGCCTCTCTTACCccagaggagaagcagcagctggtCAGCCAGTTCACCTCTCAGTTTTCTAACTTGCAGTACCTCCAGGACCTCTCCCTGGACTCCATCGGCTTCCTCAGAGGTCAAATGGACCAGTTGTTCAG GTGCCTGGAGGCCCCCTTGGAGATCCTCTCTATTACTGATTCCAAGATGTCAGAATCAGACTTGCAGTCCCTGTCCCAGTGTCCAGGCATCCGACAGCTCAAACACCTGAACCTGAGTGGTGTCATTCTGACCGACCTAAGTCCTGAGCCCCTTCGAGCCCTGCTGGAGAGAGTTGCAGCCACCCTGAAGACCTTGGACTTGGAGAACTGTATGATTAAGGACTCCCAGCTCGATGTCCTCTTGCCTGCCCTGAGCCAATGTGTTCAGCTTATCATGTTCAACTACTTAAGGAATCCCATCTCGGTGGCTATTCTGGAGCGCCTGCTCCACCACACCTCCAGGCTGAACTACTTAAGCTTGGAGATGTATTCTACCCCTTGGGAGATTTATGGTGCCCAGGGTGCTTCCCACCATAAGAGGCTAGAACAGCTTAGAGAGGAGCTGAGCAAGACAATGCAGCATATAGAACACAACAGAACAGTCTGGTTCAGCATTGTGCCCTGTCTTCCTTTAGGCAACCAGGCCATATGA